In Pseudomonas sp. PDNC002, the DNA window TTGCCCTGGCGCTTGCCGGCGTCGCCGACGCGGATGCCCTCGGGGTTGAAGCCACCGGAGCCGAACGGGCTGGTGCCGCCGGTACCGATCCACTTGTTGCCGCCAGCGTGGCGTTCCTTCTGCTCTTCGAGGCGCTTCTTGAACTCCTCGATGAGCTTGTCCAGGCCACCGAGGGACTGGATCTGCGCGCGCTCCTCGTCGGTCAGCAGGCGCTCGAACTCCTTGCGCAGCCATTCCTCGGGGATCAGGGCCTTGAGGTGGTCGTCGAGCTTTTCCAGGCCCTTGAAGTAGGCGCCGAAGGCCCGGTCGAACTTATCGAAATGGCGCTCGTCCTTCACCATGATGGTGCGGGCGAGGTAGTAGAACTCGTCCATGTCGGCGAACACGACGCGGTGCTTGAGCGCATCGATCAGGTCGAGCAGCTCGCGCACCGACACCGGCACCTTGGCCGCGCGCATTTCGTTGAACAGGTTGAGCAGCATGGAAATGCCCTCACAGAAAATCGGACAGTCCCCTCTCCCCCCTGGGAGAGGGTTAGGGTGAGGGGGAAGCACGACACGGCAGCCATGCCCTCACCCCTGCCCTCTCCCGGAGGGAGAGGGGGAAAAGCCAGAGCGTCAGCGGCTGGCGCGGCGGCTCATGAACGCGAGGCGTTCGAGAAGCTGTACGTCCTGCTCGTTCTTCACCAGGGCACCAGCCAGCGGCGGGATGGCCTTGGTGGGGTCGCGTTCGCGCAGCACGGCTTCGCCGATGTTGTCGGCCATCAGCAGTTTCAGCCAGTCCACCAGTTCGGAGGTGGAGGGCTTCTTCTTCAGGCCCGGAACCTTGCGCACGTCGAAGAAGATGTCCAGCGCCTCGCTGACCAGCGTGCCGCTGATCTTCGGGTAGTGCACATCGACGATCTTCTGCAGGGTCTCGCGATCAGGGAAGGCGATGTAGTGGAAGAAGCAACGGCGCAGGAAGGCGTCCGGCAACTCCTTCTCGTTGTTGGAGGTGATGATGATGATCGGGCGCTGCTTGGCCTTGATGGTCTCGTTGGTCTCGTAAACGTAGAACTCCATCTTGTCGAGTTCCTGCAACAGGTCGTTGGGGAACTCGATGTCGGCCTTGTCGATCTCGTCGATCAGCAGGATCACCCGCTCTTCGGCCTCGAAGGCCTCCCAGAGCTTGCCCTTCTTGATGTAGTTGCGCACGTCGTGGACCTTGTCCACGCCCAGCTGCGAGTCGCGCAGGCGGCTGACCGCGTCGTACTCGTAGAGGCCCTGGTGGGCCTTGGTGGTGGACTTGATGTGCCAGGTGATCAGCTTGGCGCCGAAGGACTCCGCCAGCTGCTCGGCGAGCATGGTCTTGCCGGTGCCCGGCTCGCCTTTCACCAGCAGCGGGCGCTGCAGGGTGATGGCGGCATTGACCGCCAGCTTGAGGTCGTCGGTGGCGACGTAGGACTGGGTGCCTTCGAACTTCATCGGTGAATCCTCGAACGATAGCGGGCCGGGCGTTCTGCCGGGCCAGGCGAATGGTCGGACAAACTGCGACTATACCGCGCACCCAAGGCGAGTGTGAACGCAGACGCGGCATTCAGTCATTGAATGGCGGGTCAGGGGGTGACTGATCGCAAATGGCCTGCCGATGACAAGTTTACTTTACATCGCAGAATTCCCGATGTTAAGTTCG includes these proteins:
- a CDS encoding MoxR family ATPase gives rise to the protein MKFEGTQSYVATDDLKLAVNAAITLQRPLLVKGEPGTGKTMLAEQLAESFGAKLITWHIKSTTKAHQGLYEYDAVSRLRDSQLGVDKVHDVRNYIKKGKLWEAFEAEERVILLIDEIDKADIEFPNDLLQELDKMEFYVYETNETIKAKQRPIIIITSNNEKELPDAFLRRCFFHYIAFPDRETLQKIVDVHYPKISGTLVSEALDIFFDVRKVPGLKKKPSTSELVDWLKLLMADNIGEAVLRERDPTKAIPPLAGALVKNEQDVQLLERLAFMSRRASR